A window of the Linepithema humile isolate Giens D197 chromosome 4, Lhum_UNIL_v1.0, whole genome shotgun sequence genome harbors these coding sequences:
- the LOC105676864 gene encoding peroxidasin homolog pxn-1-like translates to MACIISRKMLIPVRSIATGSFFIFISRFLALMTLVGAATLPPRMLQDLGKRTNLSMERYSQAEQAILDSQTRLNRGSPSWFLGASHEMTEGAQNLSRQALRIETMTMMLVEALNMSSKQASSVLPTVAAIFCPGSPSFLRIMSECKKTDIHYRTHTGRCNNPLHPTWGAALEAYVRLLPPEYEDGVSLPRTKLPSAREVSSRVHSGGLDLRHPYLMALNALFSQFLANDLAHTPRMELPDGARLKCCNVDYENFHPECFPIRAEQPVGCMEYSRSAPHPGNSLQGCRLGPRQQINQASSYLDLSPLYGSSEETAKALRLGKGGLLNTQRKNLPMASPRHESCRSSNKAFPCFFSGDSRVNENPGLTLMHVLFLREHNRVATELERLNPHWDDEQLYQEARRIVIAELQHITYNEFLPVIFGEDALDKFDLRLTQRGYFRGYDTRVDATLSNSAASAGLFFVAALTPKTLDLVDSRSSQKSGERSLLSAFYAPQEFYEAGAIDRLIVGATAGHSRKPLPPGLNEILLERYFHDGKTNDVAVDYAAQIIQQGRDHGLPSYVRWRSFCDLPDIVDFRDLKGTVTRDTIERLRAVYKSVEDIDLVTGALSEAPVSDSVLGPTFLCLLGRTFRNIRLGDRYWYENGNTAGSFTIKQLEAIRKSTMAQILCHNGDRLQWMQPRAFILKDPFLNDMTNCTVYTRGAMNFAAWKERTNAI, encoded by the exons ATTCCTCGCTCTAATGACACTCGTCGGAGCTGCGACCTTGCCGCCCAGGATGCTGCAGGATCTGGGTAAGCGTACGAATCTTTCCATGGAGCGGTACAGCCAGGCGGAACAAGCGATCCTAGACTCCCAGACGCGTCTCAATCGCGGCTCGCCGTCCTGGTTTCTCGGCGCGTCCCACGAGATGACCGAAGGCGCGCAAAATCTCTCGAGGCAAGCCCTGCGGATCGagacgatgacgatgatgcTCGTGGAGGCGCTCAATATGTCGTCGAAACAGGCGTCTTCGGTGCTGCCGACGGTGGCCGCCATCTTCTGCCCCGGCTCGCCCAGCTTTCTGCGAATAATGTCCGAGTGCAAAAAAACGGATATCCATTACAGGACGCACACCGGTCGCTGCAATAATCCGTTGCATCCAACTTGGGGCGCAGCACTGGAGGCTTATGTGAGACTCTTGCCGCCGGAATACGAAGATGGTGTCTCCTTGCCCCGCACAAAGCTGCCAAGCGCGAGAGAAGTCTCCTCGAGAGTGCATTCCGGCGGACTGGATCTCAGACATCCTTATTTGATGGCGCTCAATGCGCTTTTCAGTCAATTCCTCGCTAACGATTTGGCGCATACGCCCAGGATGGAATTGCCGGACGGTGCCAGGCTCAAATGCTGCAATGTTGATTACGAGAATTTTCATCCCGAGTGCTTTCCGATCCGCGCGGAGCAGCCGGTCGGGTGTATGGAATACTCGAGATCGGCGCCGCATCCAGGAAATTCGTTACAG gGTTGCAGGTTGGGTCCGCGACAGCAGATTAATCAAGCATCCTCCTATCTGGATCTATCACCGCTTTACGGTAGTTCCGAAGAAACAGCTAAAGCCTTACGATTGGGCAAGGGCGGTTTGCTAAATACGCAGAGGAAGAATTTGCCGATGGCTTCGCCAAGACATGAAAGTTGCAGGAGCTCGAATAAAGCATTCCCGTGTTTCTTTAGTGGCGATTCGAGAGTAAACGAGAATCCGGGTCTTACTTTAATGCACGTGTTATTCTTACGGGAGCACAACCGAGTGGCTACGGAATTAGAACGTTTAAATCCTCATTGGGACGACGAACAACTATATCAGGAAGCAAGAAGGATTGTTATCGCCGAGCTGCAGCATATAACTTATAACGAATTTCTGCCAGTTATTTTTGGAGAGGATGCTCTTGACAA ATTCGACCTGCGCTTGACACAGCGGGGCTACTTCCGCGGCTACGACACTCGCGTGGACGCGACACTTTCGAATTCGGCGGCGTCGGCCGGACTCTTCTTCGTCGCCGCCCTGACCCCGAAAACCCTCGACCTGGTTGACTCGCGATCGTCGCAAAAGTCTGGCGAAAGGTCCTTGTTGTCGGCCTTTTACGCGCCGCAGGAGTTCTACGAAGCCGGCGCGATCGACCGACTGATCGTCGGAGCTACAG CGGGACATTCTAGGAAGCCTCTGCCTCCGGGCTTGAACGAAATACTCCTGGAGCGATACTTCCACGACGGGAAAACCAACGATGTAGCCGTGGACTACGCCGCGCAAATTATACAGCAGGGAAGAGATCATGGCTTGCCGTCTTATGTCAGGTGGCGAAGCTTTTGCGATCTGCCGGATATCGTGGACTTTCGGGATCTTAAAGGCACAGTAACCAGAGATACTATCGAGAGACTTCGAGCAGTTTACAA AAGTGTGGAAGATATAGATCTGGTAACGGGAGCTCTTTCGGAAGCACCAGTATCGGATTCTGTTCTCGGACCCACGTTTCTTTGTTTGTTAGGACGGACATTTCGGAATATTCGTTTAG GTGACAGATATTGGTACGAGAATGGAAATACCGCTGGTTCGTTTACGATAAAACAATTGGAAGCAATACGAAAAAGTACAATGGCACAAATTTTATGCCACAATGGAGATAGGTTACAATGGATGCAACCGAGAGCTTTTATTCTAAAAGATCCTTtcct GAATGACATGACTAATTGTACAGTTTATACGAGAGGAGCCATGAATTTTGCAGCTTGGAAGGAAAGAACAAATGCGATTTAA
- the Fnta gene encoding protein farnesyltransferase/geranylgeranyltransferase type-1 subunit alpha: protein MSDSSDEELNYGDDNEKTPWILYKDRDEWSDVTPLPQDDGPHPVVAIAYSEKFKDAYDYFRAILKSGEKSERTLALTETCIWLNPANYTVWQYRREILKALEKNLYEELKYTDRMIKYNSKNYQVWHHRKVIVEWLQDPIEELTFIETVLCKDAKNYHAWQHRQWCIQTFNLYDKELEYVEQLINDDVRNNSAWNQRYFVISNTTKFEQEVIDREIDYALEKIDLVRGNESAWNYLRGILLHDSKGLGYNDKVRNKCEELYKEGCRTNHLLACIIDICQERSLSDETPSSLFHINSAYELCKDLSKKYDTIRWRYWDYIANEITLKLKTKSSN from the exons ATGTCGGATAGTTCTGACGAAGAGTTAAATTATGGCGATGATAATGAGAAAACACCGTGGATTTTATATAAGGACCGCGATGAATGGAGTGACGTGACTCCTTTACCTCAGGACGATGGTCCTCATCCCGTTGTAGCAATTGCATATTCCGAAAAGT TTAAGGATGCCTATGATTATTTCCGTGCCATTCTAAAATCAGGTGAAAAGTCAGAACGTACGTTGGCTTTAACAGAAACTTGTATATGGCTTAATCCAGCCAATTACACTGTATGGCAATACAGAAGAGAGATACTTAAAGCATTGGAAAAGAACTTATATGAGGAGTTAAAATATACAGATCGAATGATAAAGtacaattctaaaaattatcaagTTTGGCATCATAGAAAAGTTATAGTTGAATGGTTGCAGGATCCTATAGaagaattaacatttatagaaACTGTTTTATGTAAGgatgcaaaaaattatcatgCTTGGCAACATCGTCAGTGGTGTATACAAACTTTTAA TTTATATGATAAAGAACTGGAATATGTAGAGCAGTTGATAAATGATGATGTTCGTAATAATTCTGCTTGGAACCAACGTTATTTTGTGATAAGTAATACAACCAAGTTTGAGCAAGAGGTGATAGATAGAGAAATTGATTATGCACTGGAAAAAATAGATCTAGTAAGAGGAAATGAAAGTGCTTGGAATTACTTAAGAGg AATATTGTTACATGATAGTAAAGGCTTGGGTTACAATgataaagtaagaaataaatgtgaagAACTATATAAAGAAGGATGCCGCACTAATCATTTGTTGGCCTGTATAATTGACATTTGTCAGGAAAGAAGTTTGTCTGATGAAACTCCATCCTCTTTGTTTCACATTAATTCTGCTTATgag CTGTGTAAGgatttgtcaaaaaaatatgatacaataaGATGGCGATATTGGGATTATATTGCTAATGAGATAacactaaaattaaaaacaaaatcttcaaattaa
- the Hsc70-5 gene encoding heat shock 70 kDa protein cognate 5, translated as MLSVARLLNRNYAGVACDIARKQQFSTILKNVAAPTVTVSHRLTDVQQYRYKSEGVKGAVIGIDLGTTFSCVAVMEGKQAKVIENAEGSRTTPSYVAFTKEDERLVGMPAKRQAVTNSVNTFYATKRLIGRRFEDPEVKKDMQSVTYKIVKASNGDAWVQGADGKMYSPSQIGAFVLMKMKETAAAYLNTSVKNAVITVPAYFNDSQRQATKDAGQISGLNVLRVINEPTAAALAYGMDKQEDKIIAVYDLGGGTFDISILEIQKGVFEVKSTNGDTFLGGEDFDNALVNYLVSEFKKEQGLDVTKDAMAMQRLKEAAEKAKIELSSSLQTDINLPYLTVDSSGPKHLNLKLSRSKFESLVNDLIKRTIQPCQKALSDAEVTKSDIGEVLLVGGMTRVPKVQQTVQEIFGRQPSKAVNPDEAVAVGAAVQGGVLAGDVTDVLLLDVTPLSLGIETLGGVFTRLISRNTTIPTKKSQVFSTAADGQTQVEIKVHQGEREMANDNKLLGQFSLIGIPPAPRGVPQIEVTFDIDANGIVHVSARDKGTGKEQQIVIQSSGGLSKDEIENMVKNAEQYAKADKVKKERVEAVNQAEGIIHDTESKLEEFKAQLPQEECDKLKELVAKLRETLAKKDDTDPEEIKKQTNELQQASLKLFEMAYKKMAAERESQNQSQQEPEEKKEKKEEQN; from the exons ATGTTGAGCGTCGCAAGATTATTGAACCGCAACTACGCCGGTGTCGCCTGCGACATCGCGAGAAAGCAACAGTTCAGCACAATCCTGAAAAAT gTTGCAGCTCCAACAGTTACCGTGTCACATCGGTTAACCGATGTACAACAGTATCGTTATAA ATCTGAAGGTGTAAAGGGTGCTGTTATTGGTATCGATCTTGGAACTACTTTTTCTTGTGTAGCAGTGATGGAAGGAAAACAAGCTAAAGTTATAGAAAACGCTGAAGGCTCTAGGACTACTCCATCTTATGTAGCATTTACAAAAG AGGACGAACGCTTAGTTGGTATGCCAGCAAAACGTCAAGCAGTCACAAATTCtgttaatacattttatgcaaCAAAACGATTAATTGGAAGGAGGTTTGAAGATCCTGAAgttaaaaaagatat GCAAAGTGTAacgtataaaattgttaaagcaTCCAATGGAGATGCATGGGTACAAGGCGCTGATGGAAAAATGTATTCTCCTAGTCAAATAGGAGCATTTGTACTtatgaaaatgaaagaaacaGCAGCGGCTTACTTAAATACTTCAGTGAAAAATGCGGTTATTACTGTACCAGCGTATTTTAACGATTCTCAACGACAAGCCACAAAAGATGCTGGGCAGATTTCTGGATTGAACGTGCTTCGAGTAATTAACGAACCAACCGCAGCTGCACTTGCATACGGCATGGATAAACAGGAAGATAAAAT TATTGCTGTTTATGATCTAGGTGGAGGTACTTTTGATATCTCAATTTTGGAAATCCAGAAAGGTGTCTTTGAAGTAAAATCTACAAATGGAGATACATTCTTGGGAGGAGAAGACTTTGACAATGCATTGGTTAATTACCTCGTAtctgaatttaaaaaagag caAGGCCTAGATGTGACTAAGGATGCAATGGCAATGCAAAGATTGAAAGAAGCTGCAGAGAAAGCTAAAATTGAATTGTCAAGTTCTCTCCAGACGGATATAAATTTACCTTACCTTACCGTGGATTCCAGTGGACCAAAACATTTGAATCTTAAACTATCCAGAAGTAAATTCGAAAGTCTTGTAAATGATCTGATTAAAAGAACGATTCAACCATGTCAGAAAGCTCTTTCTGACGCCGAAGTAACGAAATCCGATATTGGGGAAGTTTTATTAGTCGGTGGTATGACTAGGGTTCCTAAAGTACAGCAAACAGTTCAAGAAATATTTGGTAGACAACCATCGAAAGCTGTAAATCCAGATGAAGCGGTAGCTGTTGGTGCTGCAGTTCAAGGAGGTGTACTCGCAGGAGATGTAACAGATGTTCTACTTCTCGATGTTACACCTTTATCATTGG GTATCGAAACACTTGGTGGTGTATTCACAAGATTAATCTCTCGTAACACAACTATACCTACGAAAAAGAGTCAAGTATTTTCTACAGCTGCAGATGGTCAAACTCAAGTTGAAATTAAAGTTCATCAAGGCGAGCGAGAAATGGCTAATGATAACAAACTCCTTGGACAATTTAGTCTCATTGGTATCCCACCTGCACCGAGAGGTGTACCACAAATAGAAGTAACATTCGATATTGATGCGAATGGTATAGTGCATGTATCAGCCAGGGATAAGGGAACAGGCAAAGAACAACaaa ttgttaTCCAGTCTAGTGGTGGCCTTAGTAAAGATGAAATTGAAAACATGGTTAAAAATGCTGAGCAATATGCGAAGGCAGATAAGGTAAAGAAGGAAAGAGTTGAAGCTGTTAATCAAGCAGAAGGAATTATACATGACACGGAATCGAAGTTAGAAGAATTCAAAGCACAGTTACCACAGGAAGag TGCGATAAGCTTAAAGAATTAGTTGCAAAACTGCGAGAGACTTTGGCCAAAAAAGATGATACAGATCctgaagaaataaagaaacaaacgAATGAACTCCAACAAGCGAGTTTGAAGCTATTTGAAATGGCATATAAGAAG ATGGCAGCGGAAAGAGAAAGTCAAAATCAATCACAGCAGGAAcctgaagagaaaaaagagaaaaaagaggagcaaaattaa